From a single Rutidosis leptorrhynchoides isolate AG116_Rl617_1_P2 chromosome 5, CSIRO_AGI_Rlap_v1, whole genome shotgun sequence genomic region:
- the LOC139847177 gene encoding protein TPX2-like isoform X2, which translates to MLIEKILSCSNFMPELQWDMEETKQLKYEEAKMKILKDDPTPVREKIHRPLTSVQVYNLHVEQRANDGTKFDNKLKEKNTVKMLNSY; encoded by the exons ATGCTCATCGAGAAGATATTAAGTTGCTCAAATTTTATGCCA GAGTTACAGTGGGACATGGAAGAAACAAAGCAGTTGAAGTATGAAGAAGCAAAGATGAAAATACTGAAAGA TGACCCTACTCCAGTTCGTGAAAAGATTCACAGACCTCTGACTTCAGTTCAGGTGTATAATCTACATGTGGAACAGAGAGCCAATGATGGAACAAAATTTGATAATAAGTTGAAGGAGAAAAACACTGTAAAGATG TTGAATTCATATTGA
- the LOC139847177 gene encoding uncharacterized protein isoform X1 has product MLIEKILSCSNFMPELQWDMEETKQLKYEEAKMKILKDDPTPVREKIHRPLTSVQVYNLHVEQRANDGTKFDNKLKEKNTVKMVPFLVIFISIVV; this is encoded by the exons ATGCTCATCGAGAAGATATTAAGTTGCTCAAATTTTATGCCA GAGTTACAGTGGGACATGGAAGAAACAAAGCAGTTGAAGTATGAAGAAGCAAAGATGAAAATACTGAAAGA TGACCCTACTCCAGTTCGTGAAAAGATTCACAGACCTCTGACTTCAGTTCAGGTGTATAATCTACATGTGGAACAGAGAGCCAATGATGGAACAAAATTTGATAATAAGTTGAAGGAGAAAAACACTGTAAAGATGGTACCTttcttagttatttttatttcaattgtAGTTTAA